In Amycolatopsis jiangsuensis, the following proteins share a genomic window:
- a CDS encoding ABC transporter permease, with product MSAPAVPATRPPAASTGILRAVATKVVTAIVVLFFVATAAFFLVRLSGDPVKLILPPDATAGQEATLRASLGLDRPLLTQYLDFLGGLPRLQLGTSLVYDQPVAEVLFSRVPATLELAGAALVIAVLLAIPAGTFAAVRRGRAGDSGVMTGVLIGQSTPAFWVGILLILLFAVQWQVLPASGYGGLDHLVLPAVTLAVYSVAVIARLLRSSLIDVLGSDFIRTARAKGLGTGGIVLAHGMRNAALPVITVVGLEVGSLLGGAILTEQVFSWPGLGRLTVEAIQNRDFPLVQAAVLFFAATFVVVNLLVDLSYTLLDPRVRVTS from the coding sequence GTGAGCGCCCCGGCCGTCCCCGCCACCCGGCCGCCCGCCGCCAGCACCGGGATCCTGCGCGCGGTCGCGACCAAAGTGGTCACCGCGATCGTGGTGTTGTTCTTCGTGGCCACGGCGGCGTTCTTCCTCGTGCGGCTCTCCGGCGACCCGGTGAAGCTGATCCTGCCGCCGGACGCGACCGCGGGGCAGGAGGCGACGCTGCGGGCGAGTCTCGGCCTCGACCGGCCTCTGCTTACGCAGTACCTCGACTTCCTCGGCGGCCTGCCGAGGCTGCAGCTGGGCACCTCGCTCGTCTACGACCAGCCGGTGGCCGAGGTGCTGTTCTCCCGCGTCCCCGCGACGCTCGAGCTGGCCGGCGCCGCGCTCGTGATCGCTGTGCTGCTGGCGATCCCGGCCGGCACGTTCGCCGCGGTGCGCCGCGGCCGGGCCGGGGACAGCGGCGTGATGACCGGTGTCCTCATCGGACAGTCGACGCCCGCGTTCTGGGTGGGCATCCTGCTGATCCTGCTCTTCGCCGTGCAGTGGCAGGTGCTGCCGGCGTCCGGGTACGGCGGGCTGGACCATCTCGTCCTGCCCGCGGTCACCCTCGCGGTGTACTCCGTGGCGGTCATCGCGCGGCTGCTGCGTTCGTCGCTGATCGACGTGCTCGGCTCCGACTTCATCCGCACCGCACGGGCGAAAGGCCTGGGCACCGGCGGCATCGTGCTCGCACACGGGATGCGCAACGCGGCACTGCCGGTGATCACCGTGGTGGGCCTGGAAGTCGGCTCGCTGCTCGGCGGCGCGATCCTGACCGAGCAGGTGTTCTCGTGGCCCGGTCTCGGCCGGCTGACCGTGGAGGCCATCCAGAACCGGGACTTCCCGCTCGTACAGGCCGCCGTGCTGTTCTTCGCCGCCACGTTCGTGGTGGTGAACCTGCTGGTGGACCTGTCCTACACACTGCTCGACCCGAGAGTG
- a CDS encoding ABC transporter substrate-binding protein, protein MAGPSHLSRRTALRLGGLALPALALPGALTACGTATGSQGRVLRVAQTADPKTLDPQRQGDLFSMNVLINLFDTLTTRDPDNRLAPGLALSWSAPDPLTWRFRLRPGVCFHNGEPCDAHAVAFSLNRLLDPATKSPIVELRYVRRAVAVDALTVDLQCSQPDPIIPAKVSLFGGVAVPPGYLKQVGSAGFAKHPVGTGPFTFEQFQRDHQLRMRANPRYWGGRPDYDELVFLPMPEPSSALASLQSDEVDIVAGLTPDAALQIQGYRGVEIRHYPGIRTSYLSLDTTQGPLRDVRVRQALNHAVDVPLLIKAVLDGKAREVPTMFPRESFGFDPSVAPYTRDLGLAKKLLADAGFPDGFDTTLTAQTTDANVAEAISGLLARAGVRARVELVDTGTYSSRLTSSNRGALGPIYLAASTGWTLDAESLVQSNVRHDRRQSRWHNAEADRLVDAEEQSLDPADRQRAFSGLQRLLKQEAPFVFLYQIDNIYAVDTKPRWQPGVVGVLAMAGARVSA, encoded by the coding sequence GTGGCCGGACCTTCGCATCTGAGCCGCCGGACCGCTCTCCGGCTGGGTGGCCTGGCGTTGCCCGCGCTCGCCCTGCCCGGCGCGCTGACCGCGTGCGGCACCGCGACCGGCAGCCAGGGCCGGGTCCTGCGGGTGGCGCAGACCGCCGACCCGAAGACCCTCGATCCGCAGCGACAGGGCGATCTCTTCTCGATGAACGTGCTGATCAACCTGTTCGACACGCTCACCACCCGGGACCCGGACAACCGGCTCGCGCCCGGTCTCGCGCTGTCCTGGTCCGCGCCCGACCCGCTCACCTGGCGGTTCCGGTTGCGCCCCGGCGTCTGCTTCCACAACGGCGAACCGTGCGACGCGCATGCGGTGGCGTTCAGCCTGAACCGGCTGCTCGACCCGGCCACGAAGTCGCCGATCGTCGAACTGCGGTACGTGCGCCGGGCGGTCGCGGTGGACGCGCTGACCGTGGATCTGCAGTGCAGCCAGCCGGATCCGATCATCCCGGCGAAGGTGTCGCTGTTCGGCGGGGTCGCCGTGCCGCCCGGTTACCTGAAGCAGGTCGGCTCCGCGGGATTCGCGAAGCATCCGGTGGGCACCGGTCCGTTCACCTTCGAGCAGTTCCAGCGCGACCACCAGCTGCGGATGCGCGCGAACCCGCGGTACTGGGGCGGGAGACCGGACTACGACGAGCTGGTGTTCCTGCCGATGCCGGAGCCGTCGTCGGCGCTGGCCTCGCTGCAGAGCGACGAGGTCGACATCGTCGCCGGCCTGACCCCGGACGCGGCACTGCAGATCCAGGGGTACCGCGGTGTCGAGATCCGGCACTACCCGGGAATCCGCACGTCCTACCTGTCGCTGGACACCACCCAGGGGCCACTGCGGGACGTGCGGGTGCGTCAGGCGCTCAACCACGCCGTCGACGTGCCGCTGCTGATCAAGGCGGTGCTCGACGGCAAGGCCCGCGAGGTGCCCACGATGTTCCCGCGGGAGTCGTTCGGCTTCGATCCGTCGGTTGCGCCCTACACCCGCGACCTCGGCCTGGCGAAGAAGCTGCTCGCCGACGCCGGGTTCCCGGACGGGTTCGACACCACACTCACCGCACAGACCACCGACGCGAACGTCGCCGAGGCGATCTCCGGCCTGCTCGCCCGCGCCGGCGTGCGGGCGCGGGTGGAGCTGGTGGACACCGGCACGTACAGCAGCAGGCTCACCTCGAGCAACCGCGGCGCGCTCGGCCCGATCTACCTCGCCGCCAGCACCGGCTGGACGCTCGACGCGGAAAGCCTGGTCCAGTCCAACGTCCGCCACGACCGCAGGCAGAGCCGGTGGCACAACGCCGAGGCCGACCGGCTCGTCGACGCCGAGGAACAGTCGCTCGACCCGGCGGACCGGCAGCGGGCGTTCTCCGGCCTGCAGCGGCTTCTCAAGCAGGAGGCACCGTTCGTGTTCCTCTACCAGATCGACAACATCTACGCGGTCGACACGAAACCGCGGTGGCAGCCCGGTGTGGTCGGAGTCCTCGCCATGGCCGGGGCGAGGGTGAGCGCGTGA
- a CDS encoding IclR family transcriptional regulator, with translation MKKAVNGPSGDPRGAVDKALEVLAMLARPGRPHRLADLAQACALPKPTTHRMLQTFAEAGFAVSAGSGRYDVGPRLLGLSAAALSGNQAIRPVLADLRRRTGHTVHYAVRHADRAVYVEKLEPDQAYRLNTRPGGEVPLHCTGVGRAMLSKLPAGEVAALLDGPPLRALTSKTLTDPAAIRRELATVDTLGYVVDDEQHEQHVRCVAAPVVAGDGSVVGAVSVSGLTFTLQPDSFATLGPLVAEAANRLSATLGGAPVHLVSDED, from the coding sequence GTGAAGAAGGCTGTCAACGGTCCGTCCGGCGACCCCCGCGGCGCGGTCGACAAAGCGCTCGAAGTGCTGGCCATGCTCGCGCGTCCCGGGCGGCCCCATCGGCTCGCGGATCTCGCGCAGGCCTGTGCGCTGCCGAAACCGACCACACACCGGATGCTGCAGACGTTCGCCGAAGCGGGTTTCGCGGTCAGCGCCGGGAGCGGCCGCTACGACGTCGGCCCGCGGCTGCTGGGGCTGTCCGCGGCCGCGCTGTCCGGTAACCAGGCGATCCGGCCGGTACTCGCCGACCTGCGGCGGCGGACGGGACACACGGTGCACTACGCGGTACGGCATGCGGATCGGGCGGTGTACGTGGAGAAACTCGAACCGGACCAGGCATACCGGCTGAACACCCGCCCCGGCGGCGAAGTCCCGCTCCACTGCACCGGAGTCGGGCGCGCGATGCTGTCGAAACTGCCCGCCGGCGAGGTCGCCGCCCTGCTCGACGGGCCACCGTTGCGCGCACTGACCTCGAAGACCCTCACCGACCCGGCGGCGATCCGGCGCGAACTGGCCACTGTGGACACTCTTGGCTACGTCGTCGACGACGAACAGCACGAGCAGCACGTCCGGTGCGTCGCCGCGCCGGTGGTGGCCGGGGACGGGTCCGTCGTCGGCGCGGTGAGCGTGTCGGGGCTGACGTTCACGCTGCAGCCGGACAGCTTCGCCACCCTCGGGCCGCTGGTCGCCGAGGCCGCGAACCGGCTTTCCGCCACGCTCGGCGGAGCTCCCGTGCACTTGGTGTCCGATGAGGACTGA
- a CDS encoding serine hydrolase domain-containing protein: MRTELERILRAGRENRVYSAAAWSVGTADGVLDRGMLGTRWWDGPQVTEDSRWDLASVTKPVAGIVIAALAERGRLSFDDPLPRHLPEYAGGDKAAITVRQLLSHTSGLPGATPLWRTHSTRAALLDAIRTGPLRTRPGTQVEYSSQGFILLGLIAEAAGQAPLDRLVAQYVTGPAGLTATGYGPVPGAVATEDCPWRGKVVRGQVHDENAVVLGGICGHAGLFAPLPDLERLGQILAGGAASLLKPATHTEMTTAHTRGLRRGLAWQGLDVPGSPVGTALTADAYGHTGFTGTSLWLEPGRGRYYVLLTNRVHPSRETAGIEAVRHAFHDAAVGV; the protein is encoded by the coding sequence ATGAGGACTGAACTGGAGCGGATTCTGCGTGCGGGCCGGGAAAACCGGGTGTACTCGGCGGCCGCCTGGTCGGTCGGCACGGCCGACGGCGTACTCGACCGGGGCATGCTGGGCACGCGCTGGTGGGACGGCCCGCAGGTGACCGAGGACAGCCGCTGGGACCTGGCGTCGGTGACCAAACCCGTCGCCGGGATCGTGATCGCGGCACTCGCCGAGCGCGGCAGGCTGTCCTTCGACGACCCACTCCCCCGGCACCTGCCGGAGTACGCCGGCGGGGACAAGGCCGCCATCACCGTCCGGCAGCTGCTGTCCCACACCTCCGGGCTGCCCGGCGCGACCCCGTTGTGGCGCACGCATTCCACCCGCGCCGCGTTACTGGACGCGATCCGCACCGGCCCGCTGCGCACCCGCCCGGGAACGCAGGTGGAGTACTCGTCGCAAGGGTTCATCCTGCTCGGCCTGATCGCCGAAGCGGCCGGGCAGGCACCGCTCGACCGGCTCGTCGCGCAGTACGTCACCGGCCCGGCCGGCCTCACCGCGACCGGCTACGGTCCGGTGCCCGGCGCGGTCGCCACCGAGGATTGCCCGTGGCGGGGGAAAGTGGTCCGCGGGCAGGTGCACGACGAGAATGCCGTGGTACTCGGCGGAATCTGCGGGCACGCCGGGTTGTTCGCGCCACTGCCGGACCTCGAGCGGCTCGGGCAGATCCTCGCCGGCGGCGCGGCTTCCCTGCTGAAACCGGCCACCCACACCGAGATGACCACCGCCCACACCCGAGGCCTGCGTCGCGGCCTCGCCTGGCAGGGCCTCGACGTGCCAGGTTCCCCGGTGGGCACCGCGTTGACGGCGGATGCCTACGGGCACACCGGGTTCACCGGCACCAGCCTGTGGCTCGAGCCCGGCCGCGGCCGCTACTACGTGCTGCTCACCAACCGCGTGCATCCGAGCCGGGAGACCGCGGGCATCGAGGCCGTGCGCCACGCGTTCCACGACGCCGCGGTCGGGGTATGA